tatgaaatttatttttatttgagttattattttttataaaataatttatagtattAATTTATGGTCTTTATAtgtttatctataatttttgaaatgtccaccaataattaaaaaaacaattcaatagatgggaaaaataatttaaaaaattcaaacaaatcagCAACGAATCAACAACAAAGTTTCCATTGCTGATTTACAATGGATCAGCAGCATAATATCCGTTGCTGATCAGCAATGGTGATTAGCAATGGAATATTCGTTGTAGATTTATACAATCAATAACCGAATTTCAACAACGAATAATTTATTACTACACAATCAGCAATGGATAATCTGTTGCCAAAAaattagcatttattttttgcatctGAAATTATCTGTTGCTAATTTCATTACTAAGTTTTACTAGCAACAGATTTGATATTTTCCGCAACAGGCTAGTTAGTTGCTAAATTGGCTCTCTTTTTTAGTAGTGTCTCTAATAAGGCAAGATATCACTGCACAATATGCAGGGCTAACATCTTAGGCAATAATCTGTCATTGTATATTAGCAGAGTGATAGGCATTTATGTTGTAGATTTCCTGATTTAGTTTTCTTCCCTGTATAAAACTCTTGTATTGCAGAGATGTAATAATATATAGAAACAATCTCTTGGCTCACTTATCAACACTATTATTCACAGTAGTTAAGGGAGGGGTTGAAGCTCATTAAATGAGTCtaaattggggggggggggggatcatATCATGCatctccatttttcttttcttttttggaacaATGTTTAATGCATATCATGGCATGAATTCTTCGAAAAAATTTCTGCCGATGTTGATGAAATGCTCCtattttttgcttgtttttgtgTCATTTGCAATGGCATAGCTATGATCATGCTATTGTCACGTTGAAAGCCTCGACTTCTGTTTTTGTATCATAAGTACACAAGCTGACGCACATGAACTTGTGTCAAGCTAGATTTGCATATGTTGGAATTCAAGTTATCATCTTAGCAAATGAACATAGTTGGCAAATGCATGAGAAATCCAATAACGAAAACCTAAAGGAGCTGCAATGGTAATTCATGGATCCCCACAGACTAGACATGGACTTCTTCTCTAATTCCGAGTGCTGAAGTTTCTGAAGTTTGGCTTTCTCTTACAGTCAATGTAGTTAGAAGGGGGGGGCGGGGGGGTTGTTGAATTTTCagaaattaaagttttcctGCGCAAGGTAGTGCAAAGGGAAAACTGCTCTACTATTTTGCCTCGCCAAGGGAGATGAATTTCCAATATCTCTGAAAGGAGAGCGTTTCGGGGCATCAGGTCCACCGGTGCAGGCGTGTGGTTTTCTTCTTCCATCACTAAAGGCCGCCTTCTGCTTGCGACAACCGTCATTGGGATTGCAGTTTTCTTTTAAGCGACAAACCAATACTCGCTTCTCCGTCTCATTGGGAGCCTCCACTGATGGTAAATTCTTAGACCTTGATGTTTCTTTAGCACTTGCCTTCCCCAGCCTCTCGAGCTCAACATGAAGCACAGCTACCTGATTTTGTAGCTCATTTTCCTTGGCTTCAGAAGAGAGGGCTTTCTGTCTCCACTCTTGCACCTGTAAAAAGCCACCTTGTTAATTTTTGCATAAATGCAAAATGAAAAATTGACAAGCCTAGGATCAAATGTTCTCGGATAAGCCTTTTACTCTCAACGAAAGGCTATTATTGGAGACTGTTCATATTTACTTTTGTAATCCAGACAATGATAGTTGGATCTTCCGAATGTTTGATGTTGTAGGAATGCAAACTTTGAGGGGGAAATGTGTTCTATAAGACATTTAGAAATATGCAAAATTGTTCCGTTGGGTGGACTCGCTGACTCAGagatatataaagaaagaagcaaaaaggaaaaacagacGACATAGAGCTTGGTTTCTTACAGCAGAATTCAGGGATTGAATCTCAAAATCAGAATCAAGTGCTCGATCTTCCCAAAAATCTCTGGAAGCCTGCAGCTCTTCCATCTCTTTCCTGACTTGCCCAAGAATCCCTTGCATTTGGGACCATTGCTCTGTCTCAGCCCGAACTTGCTCGATGACTCTCCGCAATATAACCTTGCAGCGCCCAGAGCATGCTTTCTCCTCACCGGGCTTTGTCTCCTGCAGGAAAAAGTTTTCGTCAACTTTCAGACAACCACAATTCATAGAgcatttcatattaaaatccTACGAAATCAGTGAGCTGACTCGGTCTTTTCTTGCCATTAAATAATCTACTTCACTATCTGACATGTGTTTCCCGGACTTTACTGAAATCGATAACTTTTGTGTAagagtgtgtttatttttgtctttaaaaatgcttttgaaaatatatcaagtaaatcgttttgattttaaaaacatttaaaaaaaagtatattattttaatatctttttaaataaaaaaatattttaaaaaataacacttaCTTTTAACTTACTATATACCTTTTAACCTGTAAGAAAATATGATTGGttagatataatttaaataaaaattttattataaaattgagtcaaaatcttgatttaattaaaagttaagatttttaatttccaACTTAAACTACATATATTCTTGAAAAAAGTTGATTTGAATGATTTTTACCAAATATACCTctaatttaaattcattttaacttatttttatcatgaattatttatgaaaaaaaattgaattataactTAAAGTCAAAAATTACTTTCAATAATAAATGGGAAATGGACTAAAAGAGTGTTAATGTGTCACTTGATCTATTGCCTTTCACCGTGCTTGGTTTGCTCAAGAATAGGAAGAGAACAGAAAACTATTTCCCTTCTGTGTAATATCGTGGATTACGAGGAGGGTTTCAGATTTAACAGTGGAATTTTACCTTGCATGGTTGTCTTGTTGAAGATGAAGGCATGTCGGGAAACTCTTTTCTCTTGGAAGTGGAGGCAGAGTTGGTTGCAGAACTGCTGGCTGTAGAGAGCATCGACCCATACTCATCTTCCATTCTCTCTAACAAGCTTCCATTCGACAATCCCTCCATTTTCCTTCTCAGCATCTCCATCTGCTGCACATTGTTTTCTTCTAGAAATTAGCCATATGCACATGCAATGTTAATTGTGACATAATATAGGAAATTATAGCTGCATTTCTTAACCAAATAAATGGAGAGAAGACCGATAGCAAACCCACTAAAAGCgatccaaaataataattaaaaaaaaaaagtaatttgtgCTGTGTTCCTCTGTTTTCTTGGCAACTGAACAGGCATATGCTAGTCTCTTTGCTTCAAGAAAACCAGAGCCACATTGATCCGAGTAAAATTGAACTTTTGAGACAGGAAAAAACTCATCTCGGCTAACTATAACAAAACAAGTTGACTTCATACGAGTGAAGTGTTCATTCGGAATCTAAACAATGGAAGAACTATAGATTTATTTAGTTGGTCTTCTTCCAACAGAGAAGATAGTATGAGAGAAAAGGCCTTACGCAACTCAAACGCAGATGATTAGATGGTATAGTGATCAAATCTAATAGAAAAAAGAGGACAGATTAAACATTACATTGCAACTGTGATTTGAAGATGAAGTCTCGTAGACACTGCAATTTGTTTTGATGGACAAGCTTGCTTCTGCCATCTCTTGGATCTCCTTAACACATATCTCGTCCGATTCTCCTCCGAACTTCTCTAGCCGTCTTCGAAGAATAGATACTTGTCTATCTAAATTACTACATTTTCGACCCTCTAAATCCTTAACTCCTGATCTTCTTTGCAACCTCTCTAGCTTCTCAATCAATTCTTGAATCTCTTCGTCCAATACCATTCTCACATCCTTGCCATCACAAATCCCTTTTCTCACCTGCAAGCAAATCACCAAACAAAACtcagaagaacaaagaaaacgGTCTTGTACATTTAAACAATTTGGTTAGCCCCTAAATTATGTCCTTCAGAAACAATTCATGTGTTTACTGTCGTTTGGCATCCGCCTTGCCCATGTTTTCTTGGCTTCCAGACAGAGCACTCTGTTTGGCTGCAGAGAGGCTGTCACAAAACTATCCAAACTAGATACAAGGCTTAGTCAACATTAATCAAGAACCTGACACGggaagagagaataaaaaaaatctagactaATAGCTGTGCCAGGCTTGCCAGAGTTGAGCAGACTTAGCCTCAGGTCTCAAGTCTTTTGCTAGAATTTGTCAAGAATCAAAATTATGAACTCTCATACCATTAtgtattgttgttttctttacctttaatttttcaagaaccaaTCACATCATTAAAAATGTTAAGAATCCAAACGAAAGCAGCTACTAAGATTATGAGTTGATGAAAGAATTACTAACAGAAAGCAGAGCTCGAACTGCTGATCTTAGAATCCTCTCCATTTGAACCCTTCTTCTCTCCATCTTCTTGACAGCAATCTCCCTTTCCATCCTTAACAAATTACACTCTGCCCTCAACATCTCAGCTTGGAACCTCCACTTCTCCTCCTCCATCACCACGCTTTCCCTCTCCTCCACTCTCTCCCTCCTCTCCTCCTCGAGGCACTGATCACCCCTGATACCACCAACCATCACAATTGGCATAGCCACTCTTGCAAACCCTCTTTCTTGATCAAACAAAACTTCCAACTTCCCCTTCCTGTCTCTTTGTGAACTTGGCTTTGCAGCATTGGACTTTGGCGCTTGTTTCCTGCGAGGCCTGCGAGGTAAATGGAGGATTCTTGGTGTTGGTTGGGCCGGTGGGTATTGCCATTTTGGCCTTCTTGATGTCaatgttgttattgttgataCTTTATCCATGCAAGAAACAACGGCTACTTCagtctctcttcttcttcttttattcctTCTTGGTTTTGAGATACACCTTGGTTTATCGTC
This genomic interval from Populus alba chromosome 1, ASM523922v2, whole genome shotgun sequence contains the following:
- the LOC118032950 gene encoding uncharacterized protein isoform X2 — protein: MDKVSTITTLTSRRPKWQYPPAQPTPRILHLPRRPRRKQAPKSNAAKPSSQRDRKGKLEVLFDQERGFARVAMPIVMVGGIRGDQCLEEERRERVEERESVVMEEEKWRFQAEMLRAECNLLRMEREIAVKKMERRRVQMERILRSAVRALLSVRKGICDGKDVRMVLDEEIQELIEKLERLQRRSGVKDLEGRKCSNLDRQVSILRRRLEKFGGESDEICVKEIQEMAEASLSIKTNCSVYETSSSNHSCNMEMLRRKMEGLSNGSLLERMEDEYGSMLSTASSSATNSASTSKRKEFPDMPSSSTRQPCKETKPGEEKACSGRCKVILRRVIEQVRAETEQWSQMQGILGQVRKEMEELQASRDFWEDRALDSDFEIQSLNSAVQEWRQKALSSEAKENELQNQVAVLHVELERLGKASAKETSRSKNLPSVEAPNETEKRVLVCRLKENCNPNDGCRKQKAAFSDGRRKPHACTGGPDAPKRSPFRDIGNSSPLARQNSRAVFPLHYLAQENFNF
- the LOC118032950 gene encoding uncharacterized protein isoform X1, translating into MDKVSTITTLTSRRPKWQYPPAQPTPRILHLPRRPRRKQAPKSNAAKPSSQRDRKGKLEVLFDQERGFARVAMPIVMVGGIRGDQCLEEERRERVEERESVVMEEEKWRFQAEMLRAECNLLRMEREIAVKKMERRRVQMERILRSAVRALLSVRKGICDGKDVRMVLDEEIQELIEKLERLQRRSGVKDLEGRKCSNLDRQVSILRRRLEKFGGESDEICVKEIQEMAEASLSIKTNCSVYETSSSNHSCNQMEMLRRKMEGLSNGSLLERMEDEYGSMLSTASSSATNSASTSKRKEFPDMPSSSTRQPCKETKPGEEKACSGRCKVILRRVIEQVRAETEQWSQMQGILGQVRKEMEELQASRDFWEDRALDSDFEIQSLNSAVQEWRQKALSSEAKENELQNQVAVLHVELERLGKASAKETSRSKNLPSVEAPNETEKRVLVCRLKENCNPNDGCRKQKAAFSDGRRKPHACTGGPDAPKRSPFRDIGNSSPLARQNSRAVFPLHYLAQENFNF